The DNA region TTAGGAGCGTCTTTTCCTTTTGGTTTTTCTCCCGGTTTCTTGTGACATTCTATACAGCTTTGCACCTTATCTGTTGCCTTAAGATCGGCTAACGGCTTACCTTTTTCGTCATGGTGGCAATCACCACAAGTGGCTTTATATTCTTCAGCATGTTTCTTATGTGAAAAATGAACAGGTGCCTTTTTCATCTCACAACCCTTTGTTTCAAGGGTTAATATATCCGGAATTGTTGCACCGGCAAATATAGATCCTGAAAGAAACAGGGCTGCGATTCCCACAATAGATATCAGTAACACTAATGGCTTTATTTTCATATTCTGCTAACCTTCCTTTCAACTTTATTTGACTAAGACAAATTATCAAACCTTTCTTTTTTACACGGATATATTTTTACCAATTCAATAAAAACCTGTCAACTATAAAGAAATAAACTTATATATTCAGATGGATATTTATGGTATAAAGATATTTTTATAAACTATACAGATAATATTAATCTTACTCTTAAACCGGATAGATAGAATGAATTATGAACCGGAAGTAATATCAAG from Pseudomonadota bacterium includes:
- a CDS encoding cytochrome c family protein, whose product is MKIKPLVLLISIVGIAALFLSGSIFAGATIPDILTLETKGCEMKKAPVHFSHKKHAEEYKATCGDCHHDEKGKPLADLKATDKVQSCIECHKKPGEKPKGKDAPKLSKKEALEYNAEAFHQNCKDCHKEFNKKNKTKAAPTTCTKCHPKK